In the Octadecabacter sp. SW4 genome, one interval contains:
- the pepN gene encoding aminopeptidase N, producing MKDAAPQTIFLADYTPFPWLIDAVSLEFHLSPDKTRVISKIVFRPNPASKGGEFFLHGEHVTLIWAKIDGATITPTVTDKGLTCAVPDGAFTWEAEVEIAPATNTALEGLYMSSGMYCTQCEAEGFRRITYYPDRPDVMAVFTVRVESALPVLLSNGDLVAQGDGFAQWHDPWPKPAYLFALVAGDLIATSDNFTTMEGRNVALNIWVRPGDEGKCAFGLEALKSAMAWDEQVYGCAYDLDIFNIVAVDDFNAGAMENKGLNIFNSALILASPATSTDRDFERIEAVIAHEYFHNWTGNRITCRDWFQLCLKEGLTVFRDQQFTGDMRGHAVKRIEDAILLRARQFREDNGPLAHPVRPESFVEINNFYTVTVYEKGAELIGMLKRLVGDDAYARALDLYFTRHDGDAATIEDWLAVFTEATGRDLTQFKRWYAQAGTPRVTVLDDFKDGTYTIHFEQKTNPTPGQDEKLPQVIPIAVGLLNPDGSEAVATRILEMTQDRQSFAFTGLDSRPIPSILRDFSAPVILERDTTMNERAFLLARDTDPFNRWDAGRELARAVLRGIVTAGTPAPRAYLDGLAAVLRDDSLDPAFRALVLSLPSEDDTAQALSEAGQTPDPLAIYHAHEALRVQIAQHLQDMLPRIYAQNQVGGPYSPDAVAAGKRALGNAVLAYLARLDGGMQAAQQYDSAANMTQQLAAFSCLLAIGKGVDQVQAFYDQWQDDRLVMDKWFALQIANAAPEVAVQTAKALTQHALFDWRNPNRFRSVFGALAGNAAGFHVASGAGYDLLADWLIRLDPANPQTAARMTAAFETWRRYGPDRQAGMRTALDRIRQTKGLSPDTGEMVARILG from the coding sequence ATGAAAGACGCCGCCCCGCAGACCATTTTTCTGGCCGATTACACGCCGTTCCCCTGGCTGATCGACGCTGTGTCGCTGGAGTTTCACCTGTCGCCCGACAAGACGCGGGTAATCAGCAAAATCGTGTTTCGCCCCAACCCTGCCAGCAAAGGCGGCGAATTTTTCTTGCATGGTGAACATGTTACGCTGATCTGGGCAAAGATTGACGGTGCAACCATAACCCCGACCGTGACCGACAAGGGGCTGACCTGCGCCGTGCCGGATGGTGCCTTTACATGGGAGGCCGAGGTCGAAATTGCCCCTGCGACCAACACCGCACTCGAGGGGCTATACATGTCATCTGGCATGTATTGCACCCAATGCGAGGCCGAGGGGTTTCGCCGCATCACCTATTATCCAGACCGCCCCGATGTGATGGCCGTTTTCACGGTGCGGGTTGAAAGCGCCCTGCCGGTGCTTTTGTCCAATGGCGATCTCGTGGCGCAGGGGGACGGGTTTGCGCAATGGCACGATCCCTGGCCCAAACCGGCCTATCTGTTTGCGCTGGTGGCGGGTGACCTGATCGCCACCAGCGACAACTTCACAACGATGGAGGGACGCAACGTCGCGCTCAATATCTGGGTGCGCCCGGGGGATGAGGGGAAATGCGCCTTTGGTCTTGAGGCGCTCAAATCCGCGATGGCATGGGATGAACAGGTCTACGGGTGCGCCTATGACTTGGACATTTTCAACATCGTAGCCGTAGACGACTTCAATGCTGGCGCGATGGAGAACAAGGGATTGAACATTTTCAACTCCGCGCTGATTTTGGCCTCACCCGCGACATCGACCGATCGCGACTTCGAACGGATCGAGGCGGTGATCGCGCACGAGTATTTCCACAACTGGACCGGCAACCGGATCACCTGCCGCGACTGGTTCCAGCTTTGCCTCAAGGAAGGGCTGACGGTGTTTCGCGACCAGCAATTCACCGGCGATATGCGCGGCCATGCCGTAAAACGGATCGAGGATGCGATCTTGCTGCGCGCGCGCCAGTTCCGCGAGGATAACGGCCCGCTGGCCCATCCGGTGCGGCCTGAAAGTTTCGTCGAGATCAACAATTTTTACACCGTCACGGTCTATGAAAAAGGCGCCGAACTGATCGGTATGTTGAAACGGCTGGTGGGCGATGATGCCTATGCGCGCGCGCTTGATCTTTACTTCACCCGCCACGACGGTGACGCAGCGACGATCGAAGACTGGTTGGCGGTTTTCACAGAGGCCACAGGCCGCGATCTGACCCAGTTCAAGCGCTGGTATGCGCAGGCGGGCACGCCGCGTGTGACCGTTCTGGATGACTTTAAGGATGGCACCTATACCATTCATTTTGAACAGAAAACAAACCCAACGCCAGGGCAGGACGAAAAGCTGCCGCAGGTCATCCCGATTGCTGTGGGGCTGCTGAACCCTGACGGGTCCGAAGCTGTTGCTACGCGCATTCTGGAAATGACCCAAGACCGTCAAAGTTTTGCTTTTACCGGGCTGGATTCGCGCCCGATCCCGTCGATCCTGCGTGATTTTTCCGCCCCCGTGATCCTCGAGCGTGACACCACGATGAACGAGCGCGCCTTTCTGCTGGCCCGTGACACAGACCCGTTCAACAGATGGGACGCCGGGCGCGAACTGGCTCGCGCCGTGCTGCGGGGGATCGTTACCGCCGGCACCCCTGCGCCGCGCGCCTATCTTGATGGATTGGCTGCCGTGCTGCGCGATGACAGCCTTGATCCGGCGTTTCGCGCGCTGGTGTTGTCGCTCCCGAGTGAGGATGACACCGCGCAGGCCTTGTCAGAGGCAGGCCAGACGCCGGACCCCTTGGCGATCTACCATGCGCACGAGGCTTTGCGCGTGCAGATTGCCCAGCATCTGCAAGACATGCTACCGCGTATTTATGCGCAAAATCAGGTGGGTGGCCCCTATTCACCCGATGCCGTTGCGGCTGGCAAACGCGCGCTTGGCAATGCGGTTCTGGCATATCTGGCGCGCCTTGATGGCGGCATGCAGGCTGCACAACAATATGACAGCGCCGCTAACATGACCCAGCAACTTGCGGCTTTTTCCTGCCTTTTAGCCATTGGCAAAGGCGTGGATCAGGTGCAGGCATTCTATGATCAATGGCAGGATGACCGGCTGGTGATGGACAAGTGGTTCGCGCTACAAATCGCCAACGCCGCCCCAGAAGTAGCCGTGCAAACTGCCAAGGCGCTGACCCAACACGCGTTGTTTGACTGGCGCAATCCCAACCGATTCCGGTCGGTGTTTGGCGCGCTTGCCGGGAACGCGGCGGGGTTTCATGTGGCCAGTGGTGCAGGGTATGATCTGCTGGCCGACTGGCTGATCAGGTTGGACCCGGCCAATCCGCAAACCGCTGCCCGTATGACAGCTGCCTTCGAGACATGGCGCCGCTATGGGCCGGACCGTCAGGCCGGGATGCGCACCGCCCTTGACCGGATCAGGCAAACCAAGGGATTATCACCCGACACGGGCGAAATGGTCGCGCGTATTTTGGGTTAG
- a CDS encoding DUF2256 domain-containing protein translates to MAKPLRKSDLPSKACAVCGRPFTWRRKWARVWDELRYCSARCRAARRSFKKAEET, encoded by the coding sequence ATGGCCAAACCCCTGCGCAAATCCGATCTTCCGTCCAAGGCCTGCGCGGTCTGCGGGCGGCCGTTCACCTGGCGGCGCAAATGGGCCAGGGTCTGGGACGAGCTGCGCTATTGCAGTGCGCGCTGTCGCGCCGCTCGCCGGTCTTTCAAAAAAGCCGAAGAAACCTGA
- a CDS encoding malate synthase G, whose protein sequence is MTRRQDFFGLQVASELAAFVNDQALPGTGVTPDQFWQGLSNLVHDLGPKNRALLAKREDIQAKIDAWHVARRGQPHDAATYTDFLREIDYIVPEGPDFSIDTANVDPEIAVIPGPQLVVPIMNARFALNAANARWGSLYDALYGTDALGDLPTGKGYDTARGARVIAWGRAHLDEVAPLANGSWADITSVSASKGGLQPTLQDPGQFAGATASSVFLRVNHLLIEIVMDADAPIAKQDRAGISDIRVESAMSAIMDCEDSVAAVDAADKVLAYGNWLGLMKGDLAEEVTKNGKTFTRALHEDRDITAPDGSVMRVKTRALMLVRNVGHLMTNPAILDREGLEIGEGLMDAMVTTLIAMHDLQRDGGNSAKGSVYVVKPKMHGPEEVAFADEIFTAVEIALGLPANTVKLGIMDEERRTSVNLRECIRAAKSRVAFINTGFLDRTGDEIHTSMEAGPMVPKGEMKNAAWIAAYEDRNVDIGLACGLQGRAQIGKGMWAMPDLMHDMLAAKIAHPKAGANCAWVPSPTAATLHATHYHKVDVFARQDDITAGGARGTLADLLTIPVATGRNFSTAEITQELENNAQGILGYVVRWIDSGVGCSKVPDIHDVGLMEDRATCRISAQALANWLHHGVVTRDQITDAMQKMAAVVDAQNAGDPAYQPMAPGFDGHAFRAALDLVLEGRNQPSGYTEPLLHKHRLALKASEGVG, encoded by the coding sequence ATGACCAGGCGGCAAGACTTTTTTGGCCTTCAAGTTGCCAGCGAATTGGCAGCCTTCGTGAACGATCAGGCCTTGCCGGGCACCGGTGTGACCCCCGATCAGTTCTGGCAGGGGTTGTCAAACCTCGTGCATGATCTTGGCCCCAAAAACCGCGCCTTGCTGGCCAAACGCGAAGATATCCAGGCTAAGATTGACGCCTGGCATGTCGCCCGCCGAGGCCAGCCCCATGACGCCGCCACCTATACCGATTTCCTGCGCGAGATCGACTATATCGTGCCCGAAGGCCCGGATTTCAGCATCGATACCGCCAATGTCGATCCCGAGATTGCGGTCATTCCCGGCCCGCAACTGGTTGTGCCGATCATGAACGCGCGCTTTGCGCTGAACGCCGCGAATGCCCGTTGGGGGAGCCTGTATGACGCGCTTTATGGCACGGATGCCTTGGGCGATCTGCCAACCGGCAAGGGCTATGACACAGCGCGCGGCGCGCGGGTGATTGCCTGGGGGCGGGCGCATCTGGATGAGGTTGCCCCGCTCGCAAACGGATCATGGGCCGATATCACCTCTGTCTCGGCCAGCAAGGGTGGGTTGCAACCCACCTTACAAGATCCCGGTCAGTTTGCGGGCGCCACAGCCTCGTCAGTCTTCTTGCGTGTCAATCATCTGTTGATCGAAATCGTCATGGACGCCGATGCTCCGATCGCGAAACAGGACCGCGCCGGCATTTCCGACATTCGCGTTGAATCGGCCATGTCCGCAATCATGGACTGCGAGGATTCCGTGGCCGCCGTCGACGCCGCCGACAAGGTGCTGGCCTATGGCAACTGGCTGGGCCTGATGAAGGGTGATCTCGCCGAAGAGGTCACCAAGAACGGCAAGACCTTTACCCGCGCCCTGCACGAGGACCGCGACATTACCGCCCCCGACGGCAGCGTAATGCGGGTCAAGACCCGCGCCCTGATGCTGGTGCGCAACGTTGGCCATCTGATGACCAACCCGGCCATTCTCGACCGGGAGGGTCTGGAGATTGGCGAGGGGCTGATGGATGCGATGGTCACCACCCTGATCGCAATGCATGATTTGCAGCGCGACGGCGGAAATTCCGCAAAAGGCTCGGTTTATGTCGTTAAACCCAAGATGCACGGGCCCGAGGAAGTCGCCTTTGCCGACGAGATTTTCACGGCTGTCGAAATCGCTCTTGGTCTGCCTGCCAATACCGTCAAGCTGGGTATCATGGACGAGGAACGGCGCACATCCGTGAACCTGCGCGAATGCATCCGCGCGGCGAAATCGCGCGTGGCGTTCATCAACACCGGCTTTCTTGATCGCACGGGCGATGAAATCCACACCAGCATGGAAGCGGGCCCGATGGTGCCCAAGGGCGAAATGAAGAACGCCGCGTGGATCGCCGCCTATGAGGACCGCAACGTCGATATCGGGTTGGCCTGCGGTTTGCAGGGGCGAGCGCAGATCGGCAAGGGGATGTGGGCCATGCCAGACCTGATGCACGATATGCTGGCCGCGAAAATCGCGCACCCCAAGGCGGGTGCGAATTGTGCATGGGTGCCGTCACCCACCGCCGCGACGCTGCATGCGACACATTATCACAAGGTCGATGTTTTTGCCCGTCAGGACGACATCACGGCGGGCGGCGCACGGGGCACATTGGCTGATTTGTTGACGATTCCGGTGGCGACAGGGCGTAATTTTTCGACCGCTGAGATCACACAAGAGCTTGAAAACAATGCCCAAGGCATCCTTGGCTATGTGGTGCGCTGGATTGATAGCGGGGTGGGGTGCTCCAAGGTGCCCGACATCCACGACGTGGGGCTGATGGAAGACCGTGCGACCTGCCGGATTTCGGCGCAGGCGCTCGCAAATTGGCTGCACCACGGGGTTGTGACGCGCGACCAGATCACGGACGCTATGCAGAAAATGGCTGCTGTTGTCGATGCGCAGAACGCGGGCGATCCGGCCTATCAGCCGATGGCCCCCGGGTTTGATGGACATGCCTTCAGGGCGGCGCTTGATCTGGTTCTTGAAGGGCGCAACCAGCCGTCTGGTTACACCGAACCGCTGCTGCACAAGCATCGCTTGGCGCTCAAGGCCTCGGAGGGGGTGGGTTAA
- a CDS encoding heme-binding protein has protein sequence MAEISLTKTRMILRKALAKGREMGLKPLSVVVLDAGGHVKGFEREDGAAPGRFAIAHGKAYGAVMLGMAGTAQMARAEQQPYFMAAVNGVYGGQVIPVPGGVLVRDKRGAVIGAVGVTGDTSDNDAVAAMAGIAAAGLVGEI, from the coding sequence ATGGCCGAAATTTCGCTCACCAAGACCCGCATGATCCTGCGAAAGGCGCTGGCAAAAGGGCGCGAGATGGGGCTGAAACCCCTGTCGGTTGTCGTGCTTGACGCCGGTGGCCACGTCAAGGGGTTCGAGCGCGAAGATGGCGCCGCACCGGGCCGTTTTGCGATTGCCCACGGCAAGGCATATGGCGCAGTGATGCTGGGCATGGCGGGGACAGCGCAGATGGCGCGGGCCGAACAGCAACCCTACTTCATGGCCGCCGTGAACGGGGTCTATGGCGGTCAGGTGATCCCCGTGCCGGGCGGCGTATTGGTGCGCGACAAGCGCGGCGCAGTGATTGGCGCCGTCGGGGTGACGGGTGACACAAGCGACAATGACGCGGTCGCCGCCATGGCGGGGATCGCCGCAGCAGGTCTGGTCGGCGAAATCTGA
- a CDS encoding gamma-glutamyl-gamma-aminobutyrate hydrolase family protein, with the protein MSRPVIGIISNSYLINDDYPTHVGGTMNSCAIAQVADCLPLLVPSDPSLVSVDELLSVCDGFLLTGGRPNVHPEEYGEVETPAHGDFDRGRDAVVLPLVRACVARGQPIFGVCRGFQEVNVAMGGTLYPEIRDLPGRDNHRMPPDGTLAEKFALRHVVTLAENGPFHRLLGAQKVMTNTLHGQGIKTAGAGVVIDGYAPDGTPEAIYVKDAPGFTLSVQWHPEWNAANDPVSRPLFAAFGDAARAWAAR; encoded by the coding sequence ATGTCCCGCCCCGTCATCGGCATTATTTCCAACAGCTATCTGATCAACGACGACTATCCGACCCATGTCGGCGGCACGATGAATTCCTGTGCAATTGCGCAGGTCGCGGATTGCCTCCCGCTGCTTGTGCCATCCGATCCGTCGCTGGTGAGCGTTGATGAATTGCTTTCGGTTTGCGACGGGTTCCTGCTGACCGGCGGGCGCCCGAATGTGCATCCCGAAGAATACGGCGAGGTCGAAACACCGGCCCACGGCGATTTTGATCGTGGTCGCGATGCAGTTGTCCTGCCACTGGTGCGCGCCTGCGTGGCTCGCGGTCAGCCGATTTTCGGTGTCTGCCGCGGGTTTCAAGAGGTCAATGTCGCGATGGGCGGCACCCTTTATCCCGAAATCCGTGACCTGCCCGGACGCGACAACCATCGTATGCCGCCCGATGGCACGCTCGCGGAAAAATTTGCCCTGCGCCACGTGGTGACTTTGGCTGAAAACGGCCCGTTTCACCGCCTTCTGGGCGCGCAAAAGGTGATGACCAATACCCTGCATGGGCAGGGCATCAAGACCGCTGGAGCAGGGGTCGTGATCGACGGTTACGCGCCCGATGGCACCCCCGAGGCGATCTATGTCAAGGACGCACCGGGTTTCACCCTCTCCGTGCAATGGCATCCGGAATGGAACGCGGCCAATGATCCGGTATCGCGCCCGTTGTTCGCGGCCTTTGGCGATGCGGCGCGGGCTTGGGCTGCGCGGTAA
- a CDS encoding flavodoxin domain-containing protein, giving the protein MKILIAYATTDGQTRKIARYCSDYLVNKGHSVELIPAQDAEPLDLARFDRAVLAGSLHAGGFQKDLHDLAEAHAEKLGEMDAVFLAVSLTAAGNDEEDWKGLHKCIARFEEETGWTPARTLNVAGAFRFSEYDFFRAWAMRRIAAERDETVDTSADKEYTDWAALAREMARLVA; this is encoded by the coding sequence ATGAAAATCCTCATCGCTTACGCAACCACCGACGGGCAAACCCGCAAGATCGCCCGTTATTGCAGTGACTACCTTGTCAACAAGGGTCACAGCGTTGAACTGATCCCCGCACAAGACGCCGAACCATTGGATTTGGCCCGTTTCGATCGCGCGGTTCTGGCTGGGTCGCTGCACGCGGGCGGCTTTCAGAAAGACCTGCACGATCTGGCCGAAGCCCACGCGGAAAAGCTTGGGGAAATGGACGCGGTGTTTCTGGCCGTGTCCCTGACGGCGGCGGGCAACGACGAAGAAGACTGGAAAGGCCTGCACAAATGCATCGCCCGCTTCGAGGAGGAAACCGGCTGGACCCCTGCGCGCACCCTGAACGTCGCCGGTGCCTTCCGGTTCAGCGAATACGATTTCTTTCGCGCCTGGGCCATGCGCCGGATTGCCGCCGAAAGAGACGAAACCGTCGATACGAGCGCGGACAAGGAATACACTGACTGGGCCGCTCTTGCGCGCGAAATGGCCCGCCTTGTTGCCTGA
- a CDS encoding D-lyxose/D-mannose family sugar isomerase has translation MKRSRINAIMAEADAMIRSYGFVLPPWAYWTPDEFKARAEQAQAVISARNGWDITDYGAGRYDEMGLFLFTLRNGRLADLQRGGGMCYAEKLLISKQDQLSPMHTHVIKAEDIINRGGATLVVALYGSDTDGNFDETAGGTVWCDGLRRDFAPGEKLKLAPGESVTLMPGDWHAFWGEGGDVLIGEVSTVNDDETDNIFREPIGRFAQVDEDEAPTHLLVSDYAKWLS, from the coding sequence ATGAAACGTTCACGTATCAATGCCATCATGGCCGAAGCGGATGCGATGATCCGCTCTTACGGGTTTGTCCTCCCACCTTGGGCCTATTGGACGCCGGATGAATTCAAGGCCCGCGCAGAACAGGCGCAGGCTGTGATCAGCGCGCGCAATGGCTGGGATATCACCGATTACGGGGCAGGGCGCTATGATGAAATGGGGCTGTTCCTGTTCACCCTGCGCAACGGTCGCCTGGCCGATCTGCAACGGGGTGGCGGCATGTGCTATGCTGAAAAGCTGTTGATTTCAAAGCAGGATCAGCTCTCGCCGATGCACACCCACGTGATCAAGGCCGAGGATATCATCAATCGTGGCGGTGCAACCCTTGTGGTCGCGCTTTATGGCTCGGACACGGATGGAAATTTTGACGAAACCGCCGGTGGCACGGTCTGGTGTGATGGCTTGCGCCGCGATTTCGCACCCGGAGAAAAGTTGAAACTGGCACCGGGTGAAAGCGTGACGCTGATGCCTGGTGACTGGCACGCATTCTGGGGCGAGGGGGGCGATGTGCTGATCGGCGAGGTCAGCACCGTCAACGACGATGAAACCGACAATATCTTTCGCGAACCCATTGGCCGTTTCGCGCAGGTGGACGAGGACGAAGCCCCGACCCACCTGCTGGTCAGTGATTACGCGAAATGGCTGTCCTAG